TTGTCTTATCCTTCGGGATCAGTTTAACGATAAAATCAGATATGGGGGCAGGAGCGTGGGATGCACTTAATGTAGGACTTTCCACTACATTTGGACTGACCGTAGGGAGCTGGGTGTTTATTGTCGGGATTATCCTGATTGCTATCAATGCATGGCTGCATAAAAGTAAACCTGATTATCTGGCGGTCATTACGATTTTCCTTGTCGGGGTGTTTATCGACTTCTGGTTGATACAAGTGTTCGGCGCATGGATTCCAGTGGGGATGTTTTTCCGTTTTGTTGTCCTTTTAGCCGGAATGGTTATTATGGCGATAGGAATTTCCGCATACCTGCAAGCTAAATTCCCTGTCATTCCAATCGACAACTTGATGCTCGGGATTCAAAATCGTTTCAAGGTGAAGATGATGACGGCTAAAACCATCGGAGAAGTATTTGCGCTTATTTTCGCTCTAATTTTCAAAGGGCCGATTGGCGTAGGAACATTTATCATCACGTTTGGGATCGGTCCATTAATTCAGATTTTCTACCCGCGTTTAGAAAACTTATATAAGAAACTGCGACACGAGAGCTGAGATTAGCTTTCGTGTTTTTCTTTTGGTAAAAAGTTTCACCTTTCATGGATAATCTGAAATC
This window of the Sutcliffiella horikoshii genome carries:
- a CDS encoding YczE/YyaS/YitT family protein, with protein sequence MFIRSLFYLIGLFVLSFGISLTIKSDMGAGAWDALNVGLSTTFGLTVGSWVFIVGIILIAINAWLHKSKPDYLAVITIFLVGVFIDFWLIQVFGAWIPVGMFFRFVVLLAGMVIMAIGISAYLQAKFPVIPIDNLMLGIQNRFKVKMMTAKTIGEVFALIFALIFKGPIGVGTFIITFGIGPLIQIFYPRLENLYKKLRHES